A genomic region of Methanosphaera sp. WGK6 contains the following coding sequences:
- the dph5 gene encoding diphthine synthase — protein MLYFVGLGLFSEDDISYKGFKALQSVDCIYAEFYTAKLMGGNIDNLIEKLDVPFVTLKREDVEDQNIIIREAMTKNIAFVTAGDSLMATTHTELYVEALNKGIETRIIHGSSIFSAAPGLVGLQAYKFGKTTTVPFPDENFFPHSPYDAIKLNSEVGLHTLVLLDIQAHKDKYMSVNEAIDYLRRVESERGEHVFDDDRIVIGLAQAGSDSPIVKGGTVAQVADFDFGEPLHCMIVPGNLHFIEAEALLTLADVDKSLLEEFL, from the coding sequence ATGTTATATTTTGTAGGTTTAGGATTATTTAGTGAAGATGATATATCATATAAGGGTTTTAAAGCACTTCAAAGTGTTGATTGTATTTATGCTGAATTTTACACTGCTAAATTAATGGGTGGTAATATTGATAATTTAATTGAGAAACTTGATGTTCCGTTTGTTACTTTAAAACGTGAGGATGTTGAGGATCAAAATATTATTATTAGGGAAGCTATGACTAAAAATATTGCTTTTGTTACTGCAGGTGATTCTTTAATGGCTACTACTCATACGGAGCTTTATGTTGAGGCTTTAAATAAAGGTATTGAAACTCGTATTATTCATGGTAGTAGTATTTTTTCCGCTGCTCCTGGACTTGTTGGTCTTCAAGCATATAAGTTTGGTAAAACTACTACTGTGCCATTTCCTGATGAGAATTTTTTTCCTCATTCGCCATATGATGCTATTAAATTAAATTCAGAAGTTGGTCTTCATACTTTAGTTTTACTTGATATTCAAGCTCATAAGGATAAGTATATGAGTGTTAATGAGGCTATTGATTATTTAAGACGTGTTGAAAGTGAACGTGGTGAACATGTTTTTGATGATGATCGTATTGTTATAGGTCTTGCTCAGGCTGGTAGTGATAGTCCTATTGTTAAGGGTGGTACTGTTGCACAGGTTGCTGATTTTGATTTTGGTGAACCTTTGCATTGTATGATTGTTCCTGGTAATTTACATTTTATTGAGGCAGAGGCTTTACTTACATTGGCGGATGTTGATAAATCTTTACTTGAAGAGTTTTTATAG